The Candidatus Cloacimonadota bacterium genome window below encodes:
- a CDS encoding MarR family transcriptional regulator — MVGPEEFIELTNRLQDLFQERDTSYTLCVVIGEMECELLRFIHKIKKPMKMKVIAETFHISNAKVTRVFNKLEDMGLIQRFPSEVDRRSWYALITEEGKKMAENTKYKLIQLQEAVLKKIPKNDIEKIYEYMKIFVDAYSETIKEFDKPILEKLY, encoded by the coding sequence TTTTTCAGGAAAGGGATACTTCATACACGCTGTGTGTTGTTATAGGAGAAATGGAGTGCGAATTACTCCGTTTTATCCATAAAATAAAAAAACCTATGAAGATGAAAGTAATCGCAGAAACATTTCATATTTCCAATGCAAAAGTAACTCGTGTTTTTAATAAACTTGAGGATATGGGATTAATTCAGAGATTTCCTTCTGAAGTAGACAGACGAAGCTGGTATGCACTCATAACCGAAGAAGGTAAAAAAATGGCAGAAAATACAAAATACAAACTCATTCAGCTTCAGGAAGCAGTTCTGAAAAAAATTCCTAAAAATGATATTGAAAAAATATACGAATATATGAAAATCTTTGTCGATGCTTATAGTGAAACCATCAAAGAATTTGATAAACCGATATTAGAGAAGCTATATTAA